TCCGCTGCGGCGGCTCCTTCCTTCTATTCCCGGCACCGGTCACCGTCACACGGATCTTTTCTACAATTCCCACCGTCCTGGAAGCTGAATGGACGATGCGGGGACGGCCTGGAGCTAGGGAGAGCCCGGGAGGGTAACACAGGCGGCGGCTTCGCTCCCTGCCCGGTCATGTATAAATATAGTGTATAATACGGAGGATTCCTGCCGTAACTAGTAAGACTAAAGAAACTTCCCCCAGCACTAAgcacttgctgctgctgctgctctacaAGAAGAGGAGGGACCCCGGAATTCCAATAAAATGGTACACTGCGAAATATCAGGAGAATTGTACTTAGCGCATGCGCCACTTCACTTCTGCCATAGGTTCTGCAGAACCCCTGGCTATAGGGACGTCTCTGCAATGTAAGTGTATATGAGTTAGTGACGTCACTGTATGGATCTTTTATAGACAATAAGTATCTACCCGTTGCTGCAGCTCACACGTCGGCCTTCCTCAGGGTTATGGCTGTTGTTATAGATCGCCCCCTTCTATAAGTTAAACCTGATGTCCAAACGCCCCTGATTGGTTGGTAGCTTTTGAGGCATTACAGGCATATATGTCATTATTCTCCATGTGATGGGATTTCTTGTTGGATTTAGATAAAGTTATTGTGGATTTTGGTGTCTTTATTGGTGGTTTCTTTCGTGTTCTTTATTAGTATTAATGGTTTTCCTGCCGATTCATAGAAAGGTGAATAGTTATAAATCAGCATTGATCCCTCAAATGACTCTGGGTGTTTCTGTATAATCCCGGGACATAGGGCGGCCTTGTGTTTCCTCCGTATATTATACTGATGTTCTCTCTTCCTGCCCtcactatataaataatataactactTTGCTCTTACAAAGGAGTTATATATTCCCTATACAGTGTATTGATTATTAATATTCCTGCAATGGAAGAAACCTTTAGGTGATGGAACTGATACATTTGGGTTCATTGTGGGTTTCGAGAGAATCAACAACAAACAAGTTCAGCAATAAGGACGATagtgaaggagaggaggaaaccaCAAGGAGGGAATCATTATTGGAGAAgaaataaaagggagaaaaacgAATAGAATAAATAATCTGAATATCCCGATCAGAacgacatacaataaaaatagtAACCAACTAAAACGGACTGTAAGAGACCCTGGAGCATAGTAGAGCAGGAAAAAGTATGAGGAGAATTGTTACCCCCGTATacacctattattattattattattattattaataataataataaagacagCCGTTACACTGTACAATAATCAGGATTTGACACTAGGAGAACTTttataccaccccccccccccccccccccccccccccccccccccttctccgtATTGACCTTAATGCTTATTTGAAACTATTCACCTTTCTATGAATCGGCAGGAAAACCATTAATACTAATAAAGAACACGAAAAAAACCaccaataaagacaacaaaatccACAATAACTTTATCTAAATCCAACAAGAGATCCCATCACATGGAGAATAATATAACCCAGGGAATAGGCCGAGCACAGTGGATAGAAATAGAACAGTCTGACTACTCATCAGAACTACAACAAGTGGTCAGAAACAGAGCAGGAAGCCCGTCAGCGCTTTCTACCATGTGTTACCTCTATGTACCACAAGATGGCAGAAACAAAACATAATAACATTACAGAACAAAGGCCTGTAGGTCCTTCCCTGCCACTATGGAGATCACCTCAGTCTGAGCACttactgtgcagtcactgtgctgggagagagaaaggagagagagagagagacgcacTCTAACAAATCCTCAGCTCAACAATAGCATCAACACACAGCAACATATAGTAATGAATCACCAATGCAAGTGTGGCTATATGCATGTACATAACATCGTGTACAACACATCATGTAGCAGCCATCTGTGCGCAGGGAAATACAGCAGAACACACTGCAACGAACCCTCAGCTCAGTAATAGCAGCATTATATAGTGATACAAAGTAATGAGATACATAGTGAATAGAAGGTACAACAACTAAAGGTAGGTAATAGAAGTACAAGGAGCCCTGTGCAGTATGAGTAATGGGAGGAAAAGACAACTCTGCTCCCGGTAACAGCACAAAGTAACGAATCCTCAGCTCAACTATAACACTGGCACAAACAACAAATCAACACTGCTGTTCTCTATCGATTTATGTTTATTAGTAATTATTATGAGATGAGATGTGGCGAAACAATGAATTATAGGCAGGTGTGTGTACCGGACATGGGGGATGTGAGGGTCTCAGCAGGTATATAGGAGACATAGAAGTGATGGTCCGGGGTTATTGGGGGCTGTTGGGGGATCAGGATTTCTCTACTGTGACTGCTGAGCTATTACTGCCTTCTATTTATGAATGGGAAGTTGTTACGTCACTCCTGCCGCTCGGTTACACACAATGCGGTTATTTCCATTATTACTTTGCGTCTATACAATTAGGTGAAAGTTCCGATTCCCGCCTGATAAATGTAACAGCCGCCGCCCATTCCCCAGCACAGTATGCGGATACAGGCCGCCCCCTGGCGGAGAGAGAGTGTAAGTGCCGGGAATAACCCCTAAGTGTCTGCTGTGTAAGAGATCGCCCAGGACTACATGTGGTGGCTGTGTGATGTGCGCGGTGCTGTGCTCCGGTGTCTGCAGTGTATCCCTCCCGGTGTCATCAGTCTCCTGGCAGCTAGGACGTGGTCACTGTGATCGGAGGAGGAGTGGTATCTGAGCAACAATAGGAGCCAGAAATACAGCGGGGACTGAAGGGTTAACACTGCGGggagctttgtgctgctgatagccGTACAATGAGCGGGAAATACAAACCGTCCAACAGCCCGGATACtgcgcgctgattggctgatccccgGGGAAGACGAAACTTCTAGTAACAGGTCAGGGGGATCCCGAGCAGTGAGGCCGATGCCTTCCGACACccatgtaggaggaggatgggggttatGATGCTCCGCAGCAGATACATCGAGGGGACACTCCCTCTGCAGTCAGTCCTGGGGGCGCTGTAGGTAGAGATGAGAGGGGCCGGGAGGAGCCGTCACTAAAGGTCAGTGTCATTTACTAGTAACAGCGCCCCTGTCTGTATGCGGCAGCGCCGATACCCTGCAGCCTCTACCAGTCATGTGTTATATGTAATAGCGGTGACAGCTctgtatgaggaggaggtgggTGGCTCTTAGAAGAGCCTTTGGGGTTGCGGACGGTACCGGATGGATGAGCGGAGCTCACTTGCTCTTGGCCGCTTTGCTGCTCTCGGTCTTCTTGGGCAGCAGCACGGCCTGGATGTTGGGAAGGACGCCTCCCTGGGCGATGGTCACCCCACCCAGCAGCTTGTTGAGCTCCTCGTCGTTGCGGACGGCCAGCTGCAGGTGACGGGGGATGATGCGGGTCTTCTTGTTGTCCCGGGCGGCATTGCCGGCCAACTCCAGGATCTCAGCGGTCAGATACTCCAGCACGGCGGCCAGGTAGACCGGAGCGCCGGCGCCAACCCTCTCAGCGTAGTTTCCCTTGCGGAGAAGCCTGTGAACACGACCGACGGGGAACTGCAGTCCTGCCCGGGAGGAGCGGGTCTTGGCCTTAGCACGGACCTTGCCTCCTTGTTTGCCGCGTCCAGACATTATCGAGCTTGTGCGCTTTCACGATCAGATTCCCTCTCCCGGCGTCTGCGGCTTTTTATACT
This genomic window from Dendropsophus ebraccatus isolate aDenEbr1 unplaced genomic scaffold, aDenEbr1.pat pat_scaffold_677_ctg1, whole genome shotgun sequence contains:
- the LOC138778769 gene encoding histone H2A type 1, whose amino-acid sequence is MSGRGKQGGKVRAKAKTRSSRAGLQFPVGRVHRLLRKGNYAERVGAGAPVYLAAVLEYLTAEILELAGNAARDNKKTRIIPRHLQLAVRNDEELNKLLGGVTIAQGGVLPNIQAVLLPKKTESSKAAKSK